A genomic segment from Taeniopygia guttata chromosome 36, bTaeGut7.mat, whole genome shotgun sequence encodes:
- the LOC140681428 gene encoding olfactory receptor 14I1-like codes for MSNSSSISHFLLLALADTRQLQLLHFCLFLGISLAALLGNGLIISAVACGHHLHTPMFFFLLNLALSDLGSICTTVPKAMHSLLWDTRTISYTGCAAQLFFFVIFISAEVSILTIMCYDRYVSICKPLSYVQIFRVVLRIPSEQGRHKAFSTCLPHLAVVSVFLSTGTVAYLNPPSMFSPSLDLALSVLYSVVPPALNPLIYSLRNQELKAAVWRLMTGCFQGH; via the exons atgtccaacagcagctccatcagccacttcctcctgctggcactggcagacacgcggcagctgcagctcctgcacttctgcctcttcctgggcatctccctggctgccctcctgggcaacggcctcatcatcagcgccgtagcctgcggccaccacctgcacacgcccatgttcttcttcctgctcaacctggccctcagcgacctgggctccatctgcaccactgtccccaaagccatgcacagtttgctctgggacaccaggaccatctcctacacaggatgtgctgcacagctctttttctttgtcatcttcatctcagcagaggtttccatcctgaccatcatgtgctatgaccgctacgtgtccatctgcaaacccctg tcctatgtgcagatcttcagagttgtgctgaggatcccctctgagcagggacggcacaaagccttttccacctgcctccctcacctggccgtggtctctgTCTTCCTCAGCACTGGCACAGTTGCCTATCTGAATCCCCCCTCGAtgttctccccatccctggatctggccctgtcagttctgtactcggtggtgcctccagccctgaaccccctcatctacagcctgaggaaccaggagctcaaggctgcagtgtggagactgatgactggatgctttcagggacattaa